One window of Phytoactinopolyspora mesophila genomic DNA carries:
- a CDS encoding IclR family transcriptional regulator, with the protein MPRKRSQGRRAPRQQVDNTRDEATGEEAIDVNDAPTRASVSPELDRNYTNRSVERVITMLNLMQESVEGLSLAEISSTIDLAKPTTFRYLWTLEAAEWVERDPNGQYRLGLGFVGMQSRALTILQERARPWLESLRNDTGETANLGVLTGKNVVYVETVPSHRDVRMSRDEGSRDPLHCTALGKAIASLQPEARVREILERTDLSARTTNTITTIDDYLDDLTKVRRRGYAIDDRENDIDGRCVAVAVHGTNIPAALSISGPASRFTMKHIEQAAALLINAANHLGRKEAS; encoded by the coding sequence ATGCCACGCAAGCGCAGCCAGGGGCGGAGGGCCCCGCGACAACAGGTCGACAACACCAGGGATGAAGCCACAGGCGAAGAAGCGATCGATGTCAACGACGCCCCTACGCGGGCAAGCGTTTCCCCGGAGCTCGACCGCAACTACACCAACCGCTCCGTCGAGCGCGTCATCACCATGCTGAACCTGATGCAAGAGTCCGTCGAAGGACTCTCACTTGCGGAGATCAGCTCCACGATCGACCTCGCCAAGCCCACCACGTTCCGGTATCTCTGGACACTCGAAGCCGCCGAGTGGGTGGAACGCGACCCCAACGGGCAATACCGCCTCGGCCTCGGCTTCGTGGGTATGCAGTCACGCGCCCTGACCATCCTGCAGGAACGCGCCAGGCCATGGCTCGAGTCACTACGCAACGACACCGGAGAAACAGCCAACCTCGGCGTCCTCACCGGCAAGAACGTGGTCTACGTCGAAACCGTCCCTAGCCACCGCGACGTCCGGATGTCCAGAGACGAGGGCAGCCGTGATCCCCTGCACTGCACCGCCCTCGGCAAGGCCATCGCCTCCCTCCAACCCGAGGCTCGCGTCCGCGAAATCCTCGAGCGCACCGATCTGAGTGCACGCACCACCAACACGATCACCACCATCGACGACTACCTCGACGACCTCACCAAGGTACGCCGCCGCGGCTACGCGATCGACGACCGCGAGAACGACATCGACGGCCGCTGCGTCGCCGTCGCCGTCCACGGCACCAACATCCCCGCCGCTCTCAGCATCAGCGGGCCCGCCAGCCGGTTCACTATGAAACACATCGAACAAGCGGCGGCGCTACTCATCAACGCCGCCAACCACCTCGGAAGGAAAGAGGCCTCCTGA